CGCTGCGCCTGGGCGATGGCCTGGCCATCGTGGTGGACATGGACGACGCGAAGGCGCCAGAACAGCTGCTGTCCTCGCGCTACTCCTGCCCGGTGTGCGACTACTCGCTGCCGGAGCTGGAACCGCGCCTGTTCTCGTTCAACTCACCCATCGGCGCCTGCCCCACCTGCGACGGCCTGGGCGTCACGCAGGTGTTCGATGCCGCACGCGTCGTGGGGCATCCGGAGCTGTCGCTCGCCGGTGGCGCCATCCGTGGTTGGGATCGCCGCAACGCGCATTACTTCCAGCTGCTGCTTTCGCTCGCGGCGCATTACAAGTTCGATGTGGAAACGCCGTGGCGCAAGCTGCCGGCGGACGTCCAGAAGGCGGTGCTGTACGGCAGCGGCAAAGAGCTGATCGCGTTCAAGTACATCACTGAACGCGGTGGCCGCGTGACGCGCGAGCACGCGTTCGAAGGCATCCTTCCGAACATGGAGCGCCGCTACAAGGAAACCGAGTCGCCTGCGGTACGCGAGGAACTGGCCAAGTACATCAGCGACCAGGCCTGCGGTGAATGCGAAGGCCAGCGCCTGAACCGTTCGGCGCGCAACGTGTTCGTGGCCGACCACGCCCTGCCCTCGCTGACTTCGCGCTCCATCGACGACGCGCTCGCCTTCTTCGAGAAGCTGACGCTCACCGGCTGGCGCGGCGAGATCGCCGTCAAGATCGTGAAGGAAATCCGCGAGCGCCTGACCTTCCTCAACGACGTGGGCCTCAACTACCTCACGCTGGATCGCCAGGCGGACTCGCTGTCCGGTGGCGAGGCCCAGCGCATCCGTCTCGCTTCGCAGATCGGCGCGGGCCTCGTGGGCGTGATGTACGTGCTCGACGAGCCGTCCATCGGCCTGCACCAGCGCGACAACGAGCGCCTGCTTGGCACGCTGACGCGCCTGCGCGACCTGGGCAACACGGTGATCGTGGTCGAGCATGACGAAGACGCCATCCGCATGGCGGACCACGTGCTCGACATCGGCCCTGGCGCTGGCGTTCACGGCGGCGAAATCGTGGCCGAGGGCTCGCTCAAGGACATCCTGTCGTCGCCGCGTTCCATCACCGGCCAGTTCCTGTCCGGCAAGCGCGGCATCAAGGTGCCGGAGGAGCGCCGCCAGCAGCTGGACGCCGATTCGTGGCTGCACCTGAAGGGCGCCAACGGCAACAACCTCAAGAACGTCGACCTGGCGATTCCCGCCGGCCTGTTCACCTGCGTCACGGGCGTGTCCGGCTCGGGCAAGTCGACCCTGGTCAACGACACGCTGTTCCGCCTCGCCGCGACCGAACTCAACGGTTCCAGCGAGAAGGCTGCGCCGTACAAGTCCATCGAAGGCCTGGAGCTGTTCGACAAGGTGGTGGACATCGACCAGTCGCCGATCGGCCGCACACCGCGTTCGAACCCGGCCACCTACACCGGCCTGTTCACCCCGTTGCGCGAACTGTTCGCGCAGGTGCCGGAAGCGCGCGCGCGCGGCTACACGCCGGGCCGCTTCAGCTTCAACGTGCGCGGCGGCCGTTGCGAGGCCTGCGAAGGCGACGGCATGATCAAGGTGGAAATGCACTTCCTGCCGGACGTGTACGTGCCCTGCGACGTCTGCCACGGCAAGCGCTACAACCGCGAAACGCTGGAAGTGCACTACAAGGGCCACACCATCGCCGACGTGCTCGACATGACGGTGGAAGATGCATTCAAGCTGTTCGAGAACGTGCCGACCATCGCACGCAAGCTCGAAACGCTGCGCAAGGTGGGCCTGGATTACATCAAGCTCGGCCAAAGCGCGACCACGCTCTCGGGCGGCGAAGCGC
This genomic interval from Dyella japonica A8 contains the following:
- the uvrA gene encoding excinuclease ABC subunit UvrA, with protein sequence MDTIRIRGARTHNLKNIDLDLPRDKLIVITGLSGSGKSSLAFDTIYAEGQRRYVESLSAYARQFLSMMEKPDVDHIEGLSPAISIEQKSTSHNPRSTVGTITEVYDYLRLLYARVGTPRCPDHGIPLEAQTVSQMVDSTLAMDAEKRYMLLAPVIRERKGEHVQVFDQLRAQGFVRARVDGTVYDLDAVPPLTLRQKHTIEVVIDRFRPRDDIKQRLAESFETALRLGDGLAIVVDMDDAKAPEQLLSSRYSCPVCDYSLPELEPRLFSFNSPIGACPTCDGLGVTQVFDAARVVGHPELSLAGGAIRGWDRRNAHYFQLLLSLAAHYKFDVETPWRKLPADVQKAVLYGSGKELIAFKYITERGGRVTREHAFEGILPNMERRYKETESPAVREELAKYISDQACGECEGQRLNRSARNVFVADHALPSLTSRSIDDALAFFEKLTLTGWRGEIAVKIVKEIRERLTFLNDVGLNYLTLDRQADSLSGGEAQRIRLASQIGAGLVGVMYVLDEPSIGLHQRDNERLLGTLTRLRDLGNTVIVVEHDEDAIRMADHVLDIGPGAGVHGGEIVAEGSLKDILSSPRSITGQFLSGKRGIKVPEERRQQLDADSWLHLKGANGNNLKNVDLAIPAGLFTCVTGVSGSGKSTLVNDTLFRLAATELNGSSEKAAPYKSIEGLELFDKVVDIDQSPIGRTPRSNPATYTGLFTPLRELFAQVPEARARGYTPGRFSFNVRGGRCEACEGDGMIKVEMHFLPDVYVPCDVCHGKRYNRETLEVHYKGHTIADVLDMTVEDAFKLFENVPTIARKLETLRKVGLDYIKLGQSATTLSGGEAQRVKLSKELSKRDTGRTLYILDEPTTGLHFHDIEQLLDVLHQLVEQGNTVVVIEHNLDVIKTADWLVDLGPEGGAGGGRILVTGTPETVAATPGSHTGHFLAPHLDMKPVKAAKAESNGKSKPALRKKTA